Proteins encoded together in one Polaribacter reichenbachii window:
- a CDS encoding OmpA family protein: MKKKLLSIVLLLVAAFVYGQDLPENPEPGKCYVRCKTPDIWKNETVQVAVAPEYKKIITYPAEYKTIQEKVLIKEAGQEILIVPAVWGSQEVTYFEKEDASKLEAQKAVFVQGFETVEIKAASASWQMSEKLPNCNSDNPDDCRYWCYKPLPAEFKTMPVEKLQSDASVVEIPIPGIRKTYQRKVMVKPPTTSIVKTEPVYKTIEKTVLVSDARKEEIIVPAVYRSITKEILVKKGGLTSWKAVDCELVDNTPLPINWDFSSAVLNEGAKRIIDARLLPILKQGMAVFIESHTDMRGTKSDNQALSDRRAKAVTDYLISKGINLSQLYAKGFGESRLLNKCSDGVVCSENEHAVNRRTTFRVVNQN; encoded by the coding sequence ATGAAAAAAAAATTACTTAGTATTGTTTTGTTACTGGTAGCTGCTTTTGTTTATGGGCAAGATTTACCAGAAAACCCTGAGCCGGGAAAGTGTTATGTTCGTTGTAAAACTCCAGATATATGGAAAAATGAAACAGTTCAAGTAGCTGTAGCTCCAGAATATAAAAAAATCATCACTTATCCTGCTGAGTATAAAACAATTCAAGAAAAAGTTCTTATTAAAGAAGCAGGTCAAGAAATTTTAATTGTGCCAGCTGTTTGGGGTTCTCAAGAAGTTACTTACTTTGAAAAAGAAGATGCTTCTAAATTAGAAGCACAAAAAGCTGTTTTTGTACAAGGTTTTGAAACTGTAGAAATTAAAGCTGCATCTGCTAGCTGGCAAATGAGCGAAAAATTACCAAACTGTAATTCAGATAATCCAGATGATTGTAGATATTGGTGTTATAAACCATTACCTGCAGAATTTAAAACAATGCCAGTAGAAAAACTTCAAAGTGATGCAAGTGTTGTAGAAATTCCTATTCCAGGAATTAGAAAAACTTACCAAAGAAAAGTAATGGTAAAACCACCAACAACTTCTATCGTAAAAACTGAACCAGTTTATAAAACAATTGAAAAAACAGTTTTAGTTAGTGATGCTAGAAAAGAAGAAATTATAGTACCAGCTGTATACAGATCAATTACAAAAGAAATCTTAGTTAAAAAAGGAGGTTTAACTTCTTGGAAAGCTGTAGACTGTGAGTTAGTCGATAATACTCCATTACCAATTAATTGGGATTTTTCTAGTGCTGTGTTAAACGAGGGCGCTAAAAGAATTATCGATGCAAGGTTATTACCTATTTTAAAACAAGGTATGGCAGTATTTATTGAATCTCACACAGATATGAGAGGTACTAAAAGTGATAATCAAGCTTTATCTGATAGAAGAGCAAAAGCAGTAACTGATTATTTAATCTCTAAAGGAATTAACTTAAGCCAATTATATGCTAAAGGTTTTGGAGAATCTAGATTACTAAACAAATGTTCTGATGGTGTTGTTTGTTCAGAAAATGAGCATGCTGTTAATAGAAGAACAACTTTTAGAGTTGTGAATCAAAACTAA
- a CDS encoding Ppx/GppA phosphatase family protein, with translation MLEIKKYGAIDIGSNAIRLLVSNIVIKKGNDIQFKKSSLVRVPIRLGADSFVKGIISDENITRMIDAMEAFKLLMKVHNVEKYKACATSAMREAKNGAEVVAQILNKTGVQIDIIGGKEEAAIISSTDLSKLISGDNSYLYVDVGGGSTEFTIFSAGKITTSKSFKMGTVRLLNNKKSVNKAIFADVEKWIKKNTKDLKNLALIGSGGNINKLFKMSGRTEGKPISYIYLNAQYQFLKKMSYQERVSELSLNPDRADVIIPATKIYLSAMKWSGASKIYVPKIGLSDGIIKSLFYNKI, from the coding sequence TTGTTAGAAATAAAAAAATATGGTGCCATAGATATTGGTTCAAATGCAATAAGACTTCTAGTTTCTAATATTGTTATTAAAAAAGGGAATGATATTCAGTTTAAAAAATCATCTTTAGTTCGTGTTCCAATAAGATTGGGTGCAGATTCTTTTGTAAAAGGCATTATCAGTGATGAAAATATTACTCGAATGATCGATGCTATGGAGGCTTTTAAACTTTTAATGAAAGTACATAACGTAGAAAAGTACAAAGCCTGTGCTACTTCTGCAATGAGAGAAGCAAAAAACGGAGCAGAAGTAGTAGCACAAATTTTAAATAAAACTGGTGTACAAATAGATATTATTGGTGGTAAAGAAGAAGCTGCAATTATATCTTCTACAGATTTAAGCAAACTTATTAGCGGAGACAATTCTTATTTATATGTTGATGTTGGTGGTGGAAGTACAGAATTTACTATTTTTTCGGCAGGGAAGATTACAACATCAAAATCCTTTAAAATGGGTACAGTTCGTTTATTAAACAACAAAAAATCGGTTAACAAAGCGATTTTTGCTGATGTTGAAAAATGGATTAAAAAAAATACTAAAGATTTAAAAAATTTAGCTTTAATTGGTTCAGGAGGTAACATCAATAAGCTCTTTAAAATGTCTGGTAGAACAGAAGGAAAACCAATTTCTTACATCTACTTAAATGCACAATATCAGTTCTTAAAAAAGATGAGTTATCAAGAGCGAGTTTCTGAATTAAGTTTAAACCCAGATAGAGCCGATGTTATAATTCCTGCTACTAAAATTTATCTTTCTGCCATGAAATGGAGTGGAGCTAGTAAAATATACGTTCCAAAAATTGGTCTTTCAGACGGAATTATAAAAAGTTTATTCTACAATAAGATATAA